The nucleotide window ACTCTCGGTGCATACGCGCCAGCTGCCAACTTCCTCTACcacttcttgatcttctcacCCTCTCTCGACCTCAACATATCGGCTCATTGGGGTAAATTATCGTCGAACATCTTATCTGGAGAATGGGATGCTGCATTGACGGAAATCAAGGATTTACGGGACGCAATCGATAACCCCCACGGCACATCGATGGCCAAGCCTCTCGCCCAACTACAAGCTAGAACATGGTTACTCCACTGGTCGTTattcgtcttcttcaacttggGAGAAGGCCAAGGATGTCAAGGATTATTAGAGATGTTCCTCTCGCCCGCTTACCTCAACACCATCCAAACCTCttgtcctcatcttcttcgataccTCGTTGCTGCCGCCGTTATCTCTCGTCGAGCCCCGAAGCCTGCAGGGACCAGAGGAAACAGGGATCACGTCAAAGAGTTGACGAAGATCGTTCAAATGGAGGAATACCAATATTCCGATCCTATCACCGGATTCTTGAAAGACTTATTCGCCGATTTCGACCtgaatcaagctcaacaacgaCTGACAGTCGCGGAGAACGTGGTCCGATCagacttcttcctttctgGATTTGCAGATGAATTCGTGGAGAACGCTAGATGGTTGATAAGTGAGCTGTATTGCAGGATACATCGAAGGATAGATATTGGGTATGTGCAACGTCACTATTGAAGGAGGACTCCGGCTAACTTCTGCTGTAGACAACTGTCTAAAACGCTCAACTTGTCCaacgaagagggagagaaatGGATTGTGAACTTGATCAGAGACTCTCGAATGGGCGTGGAGGCGAAGATCGACttgaaagaggtgagtgataaATGATGAGCAAGTCGCCCATTGAAGCTGACACTGGCCTTCCTACAGA belongs to Kwoniella dejecticola CBS 10117 chromosome 10, complete sequence and includes:
- a CDS encoding eukaryotic translation initiation factor 3 subunit E codes for the protein MAEYDLTQKLIPHLDRHLAIPLLNHLSDVAIYPAEQLAKAQYDLVKGTNMVDYVESLHEQAGAGESRDFAKLREEATARYQELQEKAQPVMKVIEDPDAVAKLRSGVDKDKNLDLLKSEYNINIDQINALYHFGQYQYTLGAYAPAANFLYHFLIFSPSLDLNISAHWGKLSSNILSGEWDAALTEIKDLRDAIDNPHGTSMAKPLAQLQARTWLLHWSLFVFFNLGEGQGCQGLLEMFLSPAYLNTIQTSCPHLLRYLVAAAVISRRAPKPAGTRGNRDHVKELTKIVQMEEYQYSDPITGFLKDLFADFDLNQAQQRLTVAENVVRSDFFLSGFADEFVENARWLISELYCRIHRRIDIGQLSKTLNLSNEEGEKWIVNLIRDSRMGVEAKIDLKENMLHITRPHATPTATLIETTRGLAFRSQAIQFAMQSSGGGERPERGERGERGGRGGRGGRPRGGAPAREEVAA